The proteins below come from a single Ruficoccus amylovorans genomic window:
- a CDS encoding O-antigen ligase family protein → MQFRVFLIGELTLSNLLDWLITLTLGGILCFNIWQLGGVRAETQLMTAWMCGGLLLLHGLWFAMSAREGVYMLQRSALLLVPFVAYALVQWLLLSPVPWEARRDFIVILEGFIVFWVAVHNLRKREQVWLLLAIICFFGALMIMPAFNQSMRRPDWSPAIVNPMDGRSYGVKLSAAFAGKAAGSMGSPAAFAGLMLLIISPLLVGAFGRRLNPPVRFFCFFLALLAMYALVLTQSLPAILAMTCGLLMCPFLLATRPKWKLYSFLCALLVPVAGIGYLYFTQSGFKDSLVGLLDGTVSDPRPVLWLVGIKNFLADPILGQGMSAYAWFFELHRPAGFNYNPLYAHNAYVNFISDFGLIGVVCAAPVVWMVVRSCRALAAQPQFVLLEHPNKRKVSPHRRMFLTATLMALFAFAVQLFFEFNLRVPALLFIAAIYLAIMVKCQPADVYKFKAGPLTGLLCLGTALVATVFLLSISSQYLLAQAYGFESERLLEKMADNLRERQTPDPILAEDTLIIARRAVESDPDNPRLLTDLARAFLSQSYVYPSRHAEFGALAEEQIRQALDISPDYMEAWIALGTAKWMQGDYAGSGEAYRRATEIAPNSPVAWYHLSAYLNIDPDTRAQALEAIERVLELNPDDPTAQSMRMKILIP, encoded by the coding sequence TTGCAGTTCCGGGTCTTCCTGATCGGGGAACTCACGCTTTCCAATCTGCTCGACTGGCTCATCACCCTGACCCTGGGCGGGATATTGTGCTTCAATATCTGGCAATTGGGCGGGGTGCGCGCCGAGACGCAGTTGATGACGGCGTGGATGTGCGGCGGGCTGTTGCTGTTGCATGGCCTGTGGTTCGCGATGAGTGCGCGGGAGGGCGTTTATATGCTCCAGCGCAGCGCCCTTCTGCTGGTGCCCTTTGTGGCCTACGCCCTGGTACAATGGCTGCTGCTTTCCCCTGTGCCGTGGGAGGCTAGGCGGGATTTTATCGTCATTCTGGAGGGATTCATCGTGTTCTGGGTGGCGGTGCACAACCTGCGCAAGCGTGAACAGGTGTGGCTGTTGCTGGCGATCATCTGCTTCTTCGGCGCTCTGATGATCATGCCCGCGTTTAACCAGAGCATGCGGCGTCCGGACTGGTCTCCGGCTATCGTGAACCCGATGGACGGGCGCTCCTACGGGGTGAAGCTATCGGCGGCCTTCGCGGGGAAAGCCGCGGGCAGCATGGGCTCGCCGGCGGCTTTTGCCGGGTTGATGTTGCTGATTATAAGCCCCTTGCTGGTGGGGGCTTTTGGCCGACGCCTGAATCCGCCTGTCCGGTTCTTCTGCTTTTTCCTCGCCTTGTTGGCGATGTACGCGCTGGTCCTGACGCAAAGTCTCCCGGCCATCCTGGCCATGACCTGCGGGCTGCTGATGTGCCCGTTTCTGCTGGCTACGCGCCCGAAGTGGAAGCTGTACTCCTTTCTGTGCGCGCTCCTGGTCCCGGTGGCGGGGATTGGATATCTGTATTTCACCCAGTCCGGATTTAAGGACAGTCTGGTCGGGCTGCTCGACGGGACGGTGAGCGATCCGCGTCCGGTGCTCTGGCTGGTCGGGATTAAGAACTTCCTGGCCGACCCGATCCTGGGCCAGGGGATGAGCGCCTATGCCTGGTTCTTTGAACTGCACCGTCCGGCGGGTTTTAACTACAACCCGCTCTACGCCCACAACGCCTATGTCAACTTTATCAGCGACTTCGGGTTGATCGGGGTGGTGTGCGCGGCTCCGGTCGTGTGGATGGTGGTCCGCTCCTGCCGGGCACTGGCCGCGCAGCCTCAGTTTGTGCTGCTCGAACACCCGAACAAGCGCAAGGTTTCCCCGCATCGGCGGATGTTTCTGACCGCGACCCTGATGGCGCTTTTCGCCTTTGCGGTGCAGCTCTTTTTCGAGTTTAACCTGCGGGTACCGGCTCTGCTGTTCATCGCCGCCATCTACCTGGCGATCATGGTGAAGTGCCAGCCAGCCGATGTTTACAAGTTCAAGGCCGGGCCACTGACCGGCTTGCTCTGCCTCGGCACAGCGCTGGTGGCGACGGTTTTCCTGTTGAGTATTTCCAGCCAGTACCTGCTGGCGCAGGCCTATGGCTTTGAAAGTGAACGTCTGCTGGAAAAAATGGCCGACAACCTGCGCGAACGGCAGACCCCGGACCCGATTCTGGCCGAGGACACGCTGATTATCGCCCGGCGCGCGGTTGAGAGCGACCCCGACAATCCGCGGTTGTTGACGGACCTGGCACGTGCCTTCCTCAGCCAGAGCTACGTCTATCCCTCGCGGCACGCGGAATTCGGAGCCTTAGCCGAAGAGCAGATCCGCCAGGCGCTCGACATCAGCCCCGATTATATGGAGGCCTGGATCGCACTGGGTACGGCCAAGTGGATGCAGGGCGACTATGCCGGGAGCGGAGAGGCTTATCGCCGTGCGACTGAAATCGCTCCCAACAGCCCGGTGGCATGGTATCACCTGTCGGCGTACCTGAATATCGACCCGGACACGCGTGCGCAGGCCCTGGAAGCCATCGAGCGCGTGCTCGAACTGAACCCGGACGACCCGACCGCGCAAAGCATGCGCATGAAAATCCTCATCCCTTGA
- a CDS encoding adenylate/guanylate cyclase domain-containing protein, producing the protein MASARASNFKLFLVMAPVALLWLALSEWEPLQPVFKPLENLAMDWRFQIRGEREVPEARLVYANVDAATSDYWGERPFPRGEYARLARVLFEYGEARAVGFDFVLSPQAHSVMVPRETIIEQDKLMALLTRLHPETVYAAFYSGSLLPLTIEDRKKDRSVEYVEEKPRNFPYLRENPEAGTEDTFPEMPAYPIVPGLGEGRVGLIDMDQIRNAGPVQRWIPLFSRSRGPYETLNHVDGIYASLGIDKNEAREFVDELDGKVFVFDRDYNQLGVFPTRTERTFYTLSLELALIELGLERDAISIDEDSLQVTDAEGEVLIDAPLTDGQVVETNWFSRWDNRELNPAASARKIYEQAYNLEESGDEQLEREAREFFKMFKDAVVLIGPTDPLLQDLAPTPFDSNPVPKVSVHGNLYKTLMSGQYITRLPRWADVVILCALTALVAWLGTYSGRSSLWAKLASFAVLVLYVGGVFWAFSQFGLVVPLVAPVACAVTTTTAGAIYRLLVEEKQKGRIKGMFGTYLSPQLVERMVESGEEPQLGGVDETITAFFSDIQSFSSFSELLEPHQLVELMNEYLTAMTDIVQEEGGTLDKYIGDAMVAMFNAPIHIEHHAYKACRAAARIQQRQAILCRKWAGEGDKWPPIVPQMRTRIGLNTGHATVGNMGSETRFNYTMMGDTVNLAARCESGAKSAGAFTLVTEQTRREALAVRDDLLFRFVDKWQVKGRAQPVDMYELVGFREELSPEVVEAVGIYEAALQRYFACDWDGARADFEKAAQGEQFQPGRDPGVFLNPSLAMIARCAQMKANPPPAGWDGVYVMKTK; encoded by the coding sequence ATGGCATCCGCCCGCGCCAGTAATTTCAAACTCTTCCTGGTCATGGCCCCGGTCGCGCTCCTGTGGCTGGCGCTGAGCGAATGGGAGCCGTTGCAGCCGGTTTTCAAGCCTCTGGAGAATCTCGCTATGGACTGGCGCTTCCAGATTCGGGGGGAGCGGGAGGTTCCCGAGGCCCGGCTCGTCTATGCCAATGTCGATGCCGCCACCTCCGATTATTGGGGGGAGCGCCCCTTCCCGCGTGGTGAATACGCCCGCCTGGCCCGTGTGCTCTTCGAGTACGGTGAGGCCCGCGCCGTGGGCTTCGACTTTGTGCTCTCGCCGCAGGCGCACTCGGTCATGGTGCCGAGGGAGACCATCATCGAGCAGGACAAGTTGATGGCCCTGCTGACCCGTCTGCACCCCGAGACCGTGTACGCCGCCTTTTACAGTGGCTCGTTGCTGCCGCTCACGATTGAGGACCGCAAGAAGGACCGCAGCGTTGAATACGTGGAAGAAAAGCCCCGGAATTTCCCCTATCTGCGCGAGAATCCCGAGGCCGGGACCGAGGACACATTTCCGGAAATGCCGGCTTACCCCATCGTGCCGGGGCTGGGCGAGGGGCGTGTCGGCCTGATCGACATGGACCAGATACGCAATGCCGGGCCTGTGCAGCGCTGGATTCCGCTCTTTTCCCGCTCGCGGGGGCCGTACGAGACGCTGAACCACGTTGATGGCATTTACGCCAGCCTCGGGATCGATAAAAACGAGGCCCGCGAATTCGTCGATGAACTCGACGGGAAGGTCTTCGTTTTCGACCGGGACTACAACCAGCTCGGCGTTTTCCCGACCCGGACCGAGCGGACTTTTTACACCCTTTCACTGGAGCTGGCCCTGATCGAACTCGGGCTGGAGCGCGACGCGATCAGCATCGACGAGGATTCGCTCCAGGTCACGGATGCCGAAGGCGAGGTCTTGATTGATGCCCCGCTGACCGACGGCCAGGTCGTCGAGACGAACTGGTTCTCCCGCTGGGATAACCGCGAACTGAACCCCGCCGCCAGCGCCCGCAAAATCTACGAGCAGGCCTACAACCTCGAAGAATCCGGCGACGAGCAGCTCGAACGCGAGGCGCGGGAGTTTTTCAAAATGTTTAAGGACGCTGTTGTGCTGATCGGGCCGACGGACCCGCTCCTGCAGGATCTCGCGCCCACGCCCTTTGACTCGAATCCCGTGCCCAAGGTCAGCGTCCACGGGAACCTCTACAAAACGCTCATGAGCGGGCAGTACATCACGCGGCTGCCCCGCTGGGCGGACGTCGTTATCCTGTGCGCGCTGACAGCGCTCGTCGCCTGGCTGGGGACGTACTCGGGCCGATCCAGCCTGTGGGCGAAGCTGGCCAGCTTCGCCGTCCTGGTGCTGTACGTCGGTGGCGTTTTCTGGGCTTTTAGCCAGTTCGGGCTGGTGGTTCCGTTGGTGGCGCCGGTGGCCTGCGCCGTCACCACGACGACGGCGGGAGCAATTTACCGCCTGTTGGTGGAGGAGAAGCAGAAGGGCCGGATCAAGGGGATGTTCGGCACCTATCTCTCGCCGCAGCTCGTCGAGCGCATGGTCGAGTCCGGCGAGGAGCCGCAGCTTGGCGGCGTGGATGAGACGATTACCGCCTTTTTCAGTGACATTCAGAGCTTTTCCAGTTTTTCCGAGCTCCTGGAGCCACACCAGCTCGTCGAGCTGATGAACGAGTACCTCACGGCCATGACGGACATCGTGCAGGAAGAGGGTGGTACCCTCGACAAGTACATCGGCGACGCCATGGTGGCCATGTTCAACGCCCCCATCCACATCGAGCACCACGCCTACAAGGCCTGCCGCGCCGCTGCCCGCATCCAGCAGCGTCAGGCCATCCTGTGCCGCAAGTGGGCCGGGGAGGGCGATAAGTGGCCGCCCATCGTGCCCCAGATGCGCACCCGCATCGGGCTGAACACCGGACACGCCACGGTTGGCAACATGGGCTCGGAGACGCGCTTCAACTACACCATGATGGGCGACACGGTCAACCTGGCCGCCCGCTGCGAAAGCGGGGCCAAGTCCGCCGGAGCCTTTACCCTCGTGACCGAGCAGACTCGCCGCGAAGCCCTCGCCGTGCGCGACGACCTGCTATTCCGGTTCGTGGACAAGTGGCAGGTCAAGGGCCGCGCCCAGCCGGTCGATATGTACGAGCTGGTGGGCTTTCGCGAGGAGCTTTCGCCCGAGGTCGTCGAAGCGGTGGGGATTTACGAAGCCGCCCTGCAACGCTACTTCGCCTGCGATTGGGACGGCGCACGGGCGGACTTTGAAAAGGCAGCCCAGGGGGAACAATTCCAGCCGGGCCGCGATCCGGGAGTCTTTCTCAATCCGAGCCTGGCCATGATCGCCCGCTGCGCCCAGATGAAGGCCAATCCGCCCCCGGCTGGCTGGGACGGCGTTTACGTCATGAAGACCAAGTAG
- a CDS encoding GNAT family N-acetyltransferase — translation MKENTENAPVEVVHQPQQNRFVTADGGLLTYEIDGEGRFVVQHTGVPVELRGQGIAARLAEAALVFAEGKGYPVVPQCEYVAVYMKRRSPKA, via the coding sequence ATGAAAGAAAACACTGAAAACGCGCCCGTCGAAGTCGTCCACCAGCCGCAACAGAACCGGTTCGTCACGGCGGACGGGGGCTTGTTGACCTACGAGATCGACGGCGAAGGGCGTTTCGTCGTGCAGCACACCGGCGTGCCTGTGGAATTGAGGGGGCAGGGGATTGCCGCCCGACTGGCGGAGGCCGCGCTGGTCTTTGCTGAAGGCAAGGGTTATCCAGTCGTCCCCCAGTGCGAGTACGTGGCGGTGTACATGAAGCGTCGCAGCCCTAAAGCCTAA
- the ric gene encoding iron-sulfur cluster repair di-iron protein: protein MTQPNAQTTVGELVRERPARSRVFEQHRIDYCCGGKRPLAEACAERKLDLALILRELEASDRADERLVDADAMSLSTLADHIEATHHAYLREELPRLDFMTRKVAAVHGDTEPRLRTIREVFIAFEQELSSHMLKEEQVLFPMIREIESTDTAPQFHCGSLANPISQMESEHDSAGNALAQFRSLTDDYTPPEWACNTFRALYDALAELERNMHQHVHKENNVLFPKALRREAQLAATPAGAAYRGTSSPTRP from the coding sequence ATGACCCAACCCAATGCCCAGACCACCGTCGGCGAACTCGTGCGGGAGCGTCCCGCCCGCTCGCGTGTCTTTGAACAGCACCGCATCGACTACTGCTGCGGCGGCAAACGCCCGCTGGCCGAGGCCTGCGCCGAGCGCAAGCTCGACCTGGCACTGATCCTGCGCGAGCTTGAGGCCTCCGACCGGGCGGATGAGCGCCTCGTCGATGCCGATGCCATGAGCCTCTCCACGCTGGCCGACCATATCGAGGCGACCCACCACGCCTACCTGCGCGAGGAGTTGCCCCGCCTCGACTTCATGACGCGCAAAGTGGCCGCCGTCCACGGGGACACCGAGCCGCGCCTGCGCACGATCCGCGAGGTGTTTATAGCTTTCGAGCAGGAGCTCAGCTCGCACATGCTGAAGGAGGAGCAGGTCCTCTTCCCCATGATCCGTGAGATCGAAAGCACCGACACGGCCCCGCAGTTCCACTGCGGTTCACTCGCCAACCCCATCTCCCAGATGGAAAGCGAGCACGACAGCGCAGGCAACGCCCTCGCGCAGTTCCGCTCGCTGACCGACGACTACACGCCCCCGGAGTGGGCCTGCAACACCTTTCGCGCCCTCTACGACGCGCTGGCCGAACTGGAGCGCAACATGCACCAGCACGTCCACAAAGAGAACAACGTCCTCTTCCCCAAAGCCCTCCGGCGCGAAGCCCAACTGGCTGCCACTCCGGCTGGAGCAGCATACAGGGGAACAAGTTCCCCTACGCGTCCATAA
- a CDS encoding Rrf2 family transcriptional regulator, producing the protein MKLLSDASEYALRAVVWLAQRPRETFKLREIADGTRAAPGYLIKALQSLTRAGVLSAQRGSNGGFMLIRDPKGISVLEVVNAVDPLQRIHTCPLGLASHGTCLCPMHKRIDDAVATIEASFGASTINDLLEEKSPSRPLCDALTHQE; encoded by the coding sequence ATGAAATTACTCTCCGATGCTTCCGAATACGCCCTGCGGGCCGTCGTCTGGCTGGCTCAGCGGCCGCGGGAGACATTTAAGCTGCGTGAGATCGCCGATGGCACCCGGGCGGCTCCCGGGTACCTGATCAAGGCCCTGCAAAGCTTGACCAGGGCCGGCGTACTCTCGGCCCAGCGGGGGAGTAACGGCGGGTTTATGCTGATTCGCGACCCGAAGGGCATTTCCGTGCTGGAGGTGGTTAACGCGGTCGATCCCCTCCAGCGGATTCACACCTGCCCGCTGGGGCTGGCCTCTCACGGGACTTGCCTGTGTCCGATGCACAAGCGCATCGATGACGCCGTGGCCACGATTGAGGCGAGCTTCGGAGCCTCGACCATCAACGACCTGCTGGAGGAAAAAAGCCCGTCGCGCCCGCTCTGCGATGCGCTCACCCATCAGGAGTGA
- a CDS encoding HugZ family protein translates to MTQATTSPSSAANDLGKIQDQYEQLLGAFQSLQLATVDAEGVPTASYSPAVLDDERNFYIYVSEIANHTGNLLANGKVSFMVIEDEATSGQIFARKRISFKAEATEVERGSESWEAILGRFEEKFGRVVEHLKGMTDFHLFRLAPQDGRLVLGFGRAYSISADLSQVEHLKGLDGDGHRQGN, encoded by the coding sequence ATGACACAAGCCACGACATCCCCTTCCTCTGCGGCCAACGACCTGGGCAAAATCCAGGACCAGTACGAGCAACTGCTCGGGGCGTTCCAGAGCTTGCAGCTCGCCACCGTGGACGCCGAGGGCGTGCCGACCGCCAGCTACTCGCCCGCCGTGCTCGACGACGAGCGCAATTTCTACATCTACGTGAGTGAGATTGCCAACCACACGGGCAACCTCCTGGCCAACGGTAAGGTCTCCTTTATGGTGATCGAGGACGAAGCCACCTCGGGCCAGATTTTCGCCCGCAAGCGTATCTCCTTCAAGGCCGAGGCCACCGAAGTCGAACGCGGAAGCGAGTCCTGGGAAGCCATCCTTGGGCGCTTCGAGGAAAAATTCGGCCGCGTGGTCGAGCACTTGAAGGGCATGACCGATTTCCACCTCTTCCGCCTGGCTCCGCAGGACGGTCGCCTGGTGCTCGGTTTCGGGCGGGCGTACTCCATTTCGGCGGACCTTTCTCAGGTTGAGCACCTGAAGGGCCTCGATGGCGACGGCCATCGCCAGGGCAATTAA
- a CDS encoding beta-N-acetylhexosaminidase — protein sequence MPRTLKIFRRTPAELSVALDEITRAFPHRFRDNALGWEIEFVPCPAERPGFLFEAGPGQTARIYYSQPAAAFRALGILMGQLESGLPPVSLDQKSSFRQLGAMLDVSRNGVLRLDTVKKLIRHFALIGINEVMLYTEDTYEIPGEPVFGYFRGGYSQEELKSIDNYAAAFGMEVIPCIQTLGHLEQVLQWPTYRHLKDTDGVLLAGDDETDAFVEKMIVAASTPFRSKRIHIGMDEAHGIGSGLYRLKNGLRPPFEILCEHLSKTVATCERHGLHPMIWSDMFFRLGSRTNNYYDRDSRIDPAISAQIPEGVELVYWDYYHTQSEFYDEWIDRHRQLGKKPLFAAGIWTWNRFWAQLPHSRDTLNAGMAAARREKLDEAVVTMWGDDGMECDIFSALPAVQIFGDLAYGQSPEDTACTHASNFAGSVDGTFDSWFAASAPALVPADSPADYEANADKWIFWHDPLLGFLEHQIRHEYAAHFKRTAEALSQAPANRHEDRRLDFPRRVASLLHAKCELHLTLRPAYQSNDLPTLRRVHDSLLGQLSDSVGQLRDVHESLWHENYRSFGWEVLERRYAGLLSRLHTLKRKLALHLQDPSVKIDELECAPQQLWPPEQTNTVTLTHRQTATPSTIA from the coding sequence ATGCCCCGCACGCTCAAAATTTTTCGTCGCACTCCGGCGGAGTTGTCAGTCGCACTCGATGAGATCACACGCGCTTTTCCGCACCGCTTCCGCGACAACGCGCTAGGCTGGGAAATCGAGTTCGTCCCCTGTCCGGCGGAACGGCCCGGATTTCTGTTTGAGGCCGGGCCGGGCCAGACGGCCCGGATTTACTACTCGCAACCGGCGGCGGCTTTCCGGGCGCTGGGTATTTTGATGGGGCAGTTGGAGTCCGGGCTACCGCCAGTTTCGCTGGATCAGAAGAGCAGTTTTCGTCAGCTCGGGGCGATGCTCGATGTCTCCCGCAACGGCGTCCTGCGCCTGGATACGGTCAAGAAGCTCATCCGGCACTTCGCGTTGATCGGGATCAACGAGGTGATGCTCTACACCGAGGACACTTACGAGATCCCCGGCGAACCGGTTTTCGGCTATTTTCGGGGCGGCTACAGCCAGGAGGAGTTGAAAAGTATTGATAACTACGCCGCCGCCTTCGGGATGGAGGTCATCCCGTGCATCCAGACGCTCGGTCACCTTGAGCAGGTGCTCCAGTGGCCTACCTACCGGCACCTGAAAGATACCGACGGCGTCCTGCTGGCCGGGGATGACGAGACCGACGCGTTTGTCGAAAAAATGATCGTCGCAGCCTCGACCCCCTTCCGCAGCAAACGCATCCACATCGGCATGGACGAGGCGCACGGTATCGGCTCCGGCCTGTACCGGCTCAAGAACGGCCTGCGCCCGCCCTTTGAAATCCTCTGCGAGCATCTGAGCAAAACCGTCGCCACCTGCGAGCGCCACGGCCTGCATCCCATGATCTGGAGCGACATGTTTTTCCGGCTCGGCTCGAGGACCAACAATTACTACGACCGCGACTCCCGTATCGACCCCGCCATCAGCGCGCAGATTCCCGAGGGCGTTGAGCTTGTCTATTGGGACTACTACCACACGCAGAGCGAGTTTTACGACGAGTGGATCGACCGTCACCGACAGTTGGGCAAAAAACCGCTCTTCGCGGCGGGCATCTGGACCTGGAACCGCTTCTGGGCCCAGCTCCCCCACTCCCGCGACACACTGAACGCCGGGATGGCCGCCGCCCGCCGCGAGAAGCTCGACGAGGCCGTCGTTACCATGTGGGGCGACGACGGTATGGAGTGCGACATTTTCTCGGCCCTGCCCGCCGTGCAGATATTCGGAGACCTCGCCTACGGCCAATCCCCGGAGGATACCGCCTGCACGCACGCCTCGAACTTCGCCGGGAGCGTGGACGGCACGTTTGACTCCTGGTTCGCAGCCAGCGCTCCCGCCCTCGTCCCGGCGGACAGCCCCGCCGACTACGAGGCCAACGCCGACAAGTGGATCTTCTGGCACGACCCGCTGCTGGGCTTTCTCGAACACCAGATACGCCACGAATACGCCGCCCATTTCAAGCGCACTGCCGAGGCACTCAGCCAGGCTCCCGCCAACCGCCACGAGGACCGGCGACTGGACTTTCCCCGCCGGGTGGCCTCACTCCTGCACGCCAAGTGCGAGCTCCACCTGACCCTGCGCCCGGCTTACCAGAGCAACGATTTACCCACACTGCGCCGCGTCCACGATTCGCTGCTGGGGCAGTTGAGCGACTCGGTCGGGCAGTTGCGCGACGTTCACGAATCCCTCTGGCACGAGAACTACCGCAGCTTCGGATGGGAGGTGCTTGAGCGCCGCTACGCCGGGCTGCTCTCCCGCCTCCATACCCTCAAGCGCAAGCTGGCCCTTCACCTTCAGGACCCGTCGGTAAAAATCGACGAACTGGAGTGCGCGCCGCAACAACTGTGGCCGCCGGAGCAGACCAACACCGTCACCCTCACCCACCGGCAGACGGCGACGCCGAGCACGATCGCCTGA
- a CDS encoding sodium:solute symporter family protein, whose protein sequence is MNLHWIDWLIIGLLLAFLIGVAVRTHMLTRSVADFLAGNRCAGRYLLTMADGMAGLGAISIAANFEKFYEAGFAGAWWEQVLAPLGLILALSGFVIYRYRETRALTMAQFFEMRYSRRFRVFAGMLAFLSGVLNYGIFPAVTARFLVYFCGLPVRMEVLGFSFPTIAPVMFLLLAVALTLTLSGGQIAVMITDFFQGQMVQITILICFFVLISQISWTELIEGLKMAPEQASRLNPFEQEDTKGFNPAFFVMIGILNVYGFKAWQGSQGYNAAPKSPHEARMANILGMFRAQVLFLLSMLCPLFVFAMLHLPQFSGQAETVNAVLATIENPQIQEQMRVPAGLSELLPIGVMGLFVAMIISAAVSTDDTYLHSWGSIFIQDVVMPLRKKPLSPKAHMWLLRGAIVGVAAFAFCFSLLFPLNEYIYMYFQITGAIYLGGAGAVILGGLYWKRGSVEGAWAAMIIGSAVAVCGIVLRNIIWPYLLPDWKLAHPAQGWLQGLPEAFPLDGVQMSLIAALSAATAYVAGSLLSKRPPVNMDKLLHRGQYAVEQAGHHPAGSAEQPGTLAVPRPASWRKRAYLLLGISADFTRGDRFIYLFATCFALFWFACFLVGTLIATTTGISEESWIHWWGFKVAVTILIALVATVWFLIGGIRDLGDFVHHLKAVKRDVNDDGSVRGDEHLQESD, encoded by the coding sequence ATGAATCTACACTGGATCGACTGGCTGATAATCGGCCTGCTGCTGGCCTTCCTCATCGGCGTGGCCGTCCGCACGCATATGCTGACGCGTAGCGTGGCCGACTTCCTGGCGGGCAACCGTTGCGCGGGGCGCTATCTGCTGACGATGGCGGACGGGATGGCCGGGCTGGGGGCGATCTCCATCGCGGCGAATTTCGAGAAGTTCTACGAGGCTGGGTTCGCGGGCGCGTGGTGGGAGCAGGTGCTGGCGCCGCTCGGACTGATCCTGGCGTTGTCCGGGTTTGTCATCTATCGCTACCGCGAGACCCGCGCCCTGACCATGGCGCAGTTTTTCGAGATGCGCTACAGTCGCCGCTTCCGTGTCTTCGCCGGGATGCTGGCGTTTCTGTCGGGTGTGCTCAACTACGGGATATTCCCCGCCGTGACGGCGCGCTTTCTGGTTTACTTCTGCGGCTTGCCGGTGCGGATGGAGGTGCTGGGGTTTTCCTTTCCGACTATCGCACCGGTCATGTTTCTGTTGCTGGCGGTGGCGCTGACACTGACGCTGTCGGGGGGGCAGATTGCCGTCATGATTACGGATTTCTTCCAGGGGCAGATGGTGCAGATTACGATCCTGATCTGCTTCTTCGTGTTGATTTCGCAGATCAGTTGGACGGAGTTGATCGAGGGGCTGAAAATGGCCCCCGAGCAGGCTTCACGGCTGAACCCGTTCGAGCAGGAGGATACGAAGGGATTCAACCCGGCGTTCTTTGTCATGATCGGGATTTTGAACGTGTACGGCTTCAAGGCCTGGCAGGGTTCGCAGGGCTACAACGCCGCGCCGAAAAGCCCGCACGAGGCACGCATGGCAAACATCCTGGGGATGTTCCGGGCACAGGTGTTGTTTCTGCTCTCGATGCTCTGTCCGTTGTTTGTTTTCGCCATGCTGCATCTGCCGCAGTTTTCCGGGCAGGCCGAGACGGTCAACGCCGTGCTGGCCACGATTGAAAACCCGCAGATACAGGAGCAGATGCGAGTGCCCGCCGGCTTATCTGAACTGCTTCCCATCGGCGTGATGGGGCTCTTTGTGGCAATGATTATTTCGGCGGCCGTTTCCACAGACGATACCTATCTGCACTCGTGGGGGTCGATTTTTATCCAGGATGTGGTCATGCCATTGCGCAAAAAACCGCTCAGCCCGAAGGCCCATATGTGGCTCCTGCGCGGGGCGATCGTTGGGGTGGCGGCCTTTGCATTCTGCTTTAGCCTGCTGTTCCCGCTGAACGAATACATCTACATGTACTTCCAGATCACGGGGGCGATTTACCTGGGTGGGGCCGGAGCGGTCATCCTTGGGGGGCTATACTGGAAACGCGGCTCGGTGGAGGGCGCGTGGGCGGCGATGATTATCGGCTCGGCGGTGGCGGTGTGCGGGATCGTGCTACGCAACATTATCTGGCCATACCTGCTGCCGGACTGGAAGCTCGCGCATCCTGCGCAGGGGTGGCTGCAAGGGCTGCCCGAGGCGTTTCCGCTCGATGGGGTGCAGATGTCGCTGATCGCGGCCCTGTCGGCGGCGACAGCGTATGTGGCTGGTTCTCTGCTGTCGAAGCGCCCGCCGGTCAATATGGACAAGCTGTTGCACCGGGGGCAGTACGCGGTCGAGCAGGCCGGGCACCATCCGGCGGGTTCGGCTGAGCAGCCGGGGACGCTGGCCGTCCCGCGTCCGGCGAGTTGGAGAAAACGCGCCTACCTGCTGCTGGGGATCAGCGCGGACTTCACGCGCGGTGACCGGTTCATATACCTGTTCGCCACTTGCTTCGCGCTGTTCTGGTTTGCCTGCTTCCTGGTCGGGACTCTCATCGCAACGACCACCGGCATCTCGGAGGAAAGCTGGATTCACTGGTGGGGCTTCAAGGTCGCGGTCACGATCCTGATCGCGCTGGTGGCAACGGTCTGGTTCCTGATTGGGGGTATCCGCGACTTGGGGGATTTCGTGCACCATTTGAAAGCCGTCAAACGCGACGTCAATGATGATGGCTCCGTCCGCGGCGACGAGCATTTGCAGGAAAGCGATTAA